The following coding sequences lie in one Candidatus Dormiibacterota bacterium genomic window:
- the istA gene encoding IS21 family transposase: MDFHTLRIQGLSIRKIAALRGVSRNAVRRALRSAQPPTGKRKRLKGLKLVPYVDTISAWLADPVKSLWTGERIFDELQLIGYTGGRTALKDHLQPLRRRPQPAEQRFFVRPGQQMQVDWGELGVIDCGPQRMKVYVFVAVLAWSRALFVRFTTDMQMLTWLDCHRHAFTFFGGVPNEVLVDNLKTAVASRAGKTVVWNKQYEEFAVAHQFMPKACWPARPKTKGRVERMVRYVRERFFIGRNARDLDLLNAEAEQWLVERANRRVHRITKQTPQSRLASEQPLLKSVPEYDLVLEEPRVADAYGLVHYRGVRYSVPEEFARMPVMLQLRRDGLTIMADGKAIWQHHYAPIGALLVQDPSHLPKPLAPRHDRFAELAQHIAREFGDLGHCYAALVEKRAPHAPLAVLREVLDRHDEFGRDVVAPILQSFVNAGVAKRGLLSQLCYRRCPVPRLSRRSTRIPAIAVEQRSLAVYDQVAI; encoded by the coding sequence ATGGATTTTCATACTCTACGGATACAGGGCCTCAGCATCCGCAAAATCGCCGCCCTGCGCGGCGTCAGCCGCAACGCCGTACGTCGTGCGTTGCGTAGTGCGCAGCCGCCGACCGGCAAGCGCAAACGGCTCAAGGGCCTCAAACTCGTGCCCTACGTGGATACGATCTCGGCGTGGCTCGCCGATCCGGTCAAATCGCTGTGGACCGGCGAACGGATATTCGATGAACTGCAGTTGATCGGCTATACCGGCGGCCGCACCGCGCTCAAAGATCATCTGCAACCGCTACGGCGTCGCCCTCAGCCGGCCGAACAGCGATTCTTCGTGCGGCCAGGTCAGCAGATGCAAGTTGATTGGGGTGAGCTCGGCGTGATCGACTGCGGCCCGCAGCGCATGAAAGTCTATGTCTTCGTCGCAGTGCTTGCGTGGTCGCGCGCACTCTTCGTGCGTTTCACGACCGACATGCAGATGCTGACTTGGCTCGATTGCCATCGTCATGCCTTCACATTCTTCGGTGGTGTTCCCAACGAGGTGCTGGTCGACAACCTCAAAACGGCGGTTGCTTCTCGGGCTGGTAAAACCGTCGTCTGGAACAAGCAATACGAAGAGTTTGCCGTCGCCCATCAGTTCATGCCGAAAGCCTGTTGGCCCGCGCGTCCGAAAACCAAAGGCCGCGTTGAACGCATGGTGCGTTACGTGCGCGAACGGTTCTTTATCGGCCGCAATGCACGTGATCTCGACTTGCTTAACGCCGAAGCCGAGCAGTGGCTGGTCGAACGGGCAAATCGTCGGGTTCATCGCATCACCAAACAAACGCCACAAAGCCGTCTCGCCTCCGAACAACCGCTCTTGAAGAGCGTGCCAGAATACGATCTTGTTCTCGAAGAGCCGCGTGTCGCCGACGCCTACGGCCTAGTGCATTACCGCGGCGTTCGCTACTCGGTTCCTGAAGAATTCGCCCGCATGCCGGTCATGTTACAACTACGTCGTGATGGCCTTACGATCATGGCCGATGGAAAGGCTATTTGGCAGCATCACTATGCGCCGATCGGCGCGCTTCTCGTGCAGGACCCGTCCCATTTACCCAAACCGCTTGCGCCGCGGCATGATCGTTTCGCTGAGTTGGCGCAGCATATTGCCCGTGAGTTCGGTGATCTCGGCCACTGCTACGCCGCTCTCGTCGAGAAACGGGCGCCGCATGCGCCGCTAGCCGTACTTCGCGAAGTGCTCGACCGTCATGACGAGTTCGGCCGCGATGTCGTCGCGCCGATCTTGCAAAGCTTCGTCAATGCCGGCGTCGCAAAACGCGGCCTGCTTTCACAACTGTGCTATCGCCGGTGCCCCGTTCCCAGGCTATCGCGGCGATCCACCCGCATTCCGGCCATCGCCGTAGAGCAAAGGTCGCTCGCCGTCTATGATCAGGTGGCCATATGA
- a CDS encoding helix-turn-helix transcriptional regulator encodes MKKILRSPVFLPEVTTMAVRNCLQRVREEQGLSREEVAVRANVTRQTIRLIEQHRVSPTIDVAYRIAAAVHLSIGELFEFTDEPSPSLAKKLLKTAKGVGEGLLVSVAMVVAVFLAGVAVVSVQAKQAYAAGDYQEASIDDQVVGTLWDPFRTRAEYQALHAGSRMHIGIDHNARTPVPSRASCSTWLGRYGPVVDRSKVSGLLGRVLHADAADCLDRVGATQAAFQEREALIAHPGMVLARSAATDFAEEFQSAFAAEQMRDNADALQFLELAHTLHPALFARVFGPQKGKSPYELQQLQPLVKSKFANNRKQSTAGA; translated from the coding sequence GTGAAAAAGATTTTACGCTCCCCCGTCTTTTTACCTGAGGTGACCACTATGGCTGTCCGAAATTGCCTCCAGCGCGTCCGTGAGGAGCAGGGCTTATCTCGCGAGGAGGTAGCGGTGCGCGCGAATGTGACGCGGCAAACCATCCGACTCATCGAACAACATCGAGTGAGTCCAACGATCGACGTGGCGTACCGCATCGCGGCGGCCGTCCATCTCTCGATCGGGGAACTCTTTGAATTCACTGACGAGCCGAGCCCAAGCCTGGCGAAGAAGTTACTAAAAACGGCAAAAGGTGTAGGCGAGGGCTTGCTGGTTTCAGTCGCAATGGTTGTCGCCGTGTTCCTCGCTGGTGTCGCGGTCGTTAGCGTACAGGCTAAGCAAGCGTATGCGGCCGGGGATTACCAGGAGGCATCAATAGACGATCAGGTCGTAGGGACGCTATGGGATCCATTTCGCACGCGGGCCGAATACCAGGCTCTCCACGCGGGTAGTCGGATGCACATAGGGATCGATCATAATGCTCGTACGCCGGTGCCGTCGCGGGCCTCCTGTTCGACGTGGCTCGGGCGATATGGCCCTGTCGTTGATCGATCGAAGGTGAGCGGACTTCTTGGCCGCGTGTTGCACGCGGATGCTGCAGATTGCCTAGACAGAGTCGGTGCAACGCAGGCTGCGTTTCAGGAGCGAGAAGCACTGATCGCGCATCCCGGAATGGTGTTAGCGCGGTCGGCGGCAACGGATTTTGCTGAGGAATTTCAATCGGCATTTGCCGCAGAACAGATGCGCGATAACGCGGATGCGTTGCAGTTCTTGGAACTAGCCCATACGTTGCACCCCGCCCTATTTGCGCGCGTATTTGGGCCACAAAAAGGCAAGTCACCCTACGAGTTGCAGCAGCTCCAACCTCTCGTGAAGTCGAAGTTTGCTAACAATCGCAAACAGTCGACGGCGGGAGCATAA
- the mraZ gene encoding division/cell wall cluster transcriptional repressor MraZ, with the protein MHAELPRFTGSVEHALDEKGRLIVPARFRERLGAGFVLTIAEPDPCLALFPSATWAAFCTRLEEAPRKDERFRRFVRHLFAHTEEVTCDAQGRLLIPAQLRAYASIDREVISIGTLTRVEIWAKERYNAYAAPEGEVAEFMADLGLY; encoded by the coding sequence GTGCACGCGGAGCTACCGCGGTTTACGGGATCGGTCGAACACGCTCTTGATGAAAAAGGGCGTCTGATCGTTCCTGCCCGCTTCCGCGAGCGGTTGGGGGCCGGTTTCGTGCTCACGATCGCCGAGCCCGACCCGTGCCTGGCCCTGTTTCCTAGCGCCACCTGGGCCGCGTTCTGCACCCGCTTAGAGGAGGCCCCTCGTAAGGACGAGCGCTTCCGCCGGTTCGTGCGCCATCTGTTCGCCCATACAGAGGAAGTCACGTGCGATGCCCAGGGGCGGCTGCTCATCCCCGCCCAGCTCCGCGCCTACGCCTCGATCGACCGCGAGGTTATCTCCATCGGCACCCTCACCCGTGTCGAAATCTGGGCCAAGGAACGCTATAACGCCTACGCCGCTCCGGAGGGCGAGGTGGCCGAATTCATGGCCGACCTCGGGTTGTACTAG
- the rsmH gene encoding 16S rRNA (cytosine(1402)-N(4))-methyltransferase RsmH, producing MSHISVMLEPALEYLAIRPDGIYVDATFGAGGHTAAMLQRISGGRVIALDADPGAAERAAQIAHPRLTFVNANFRELSRVLSGLNIPSVDGVLFDLGVSSMQVDEAQRGFSFSKSAPLDMRMNPYEGRSAYDVLATASETELADIFFHFGEERAARRIARAVVDRRNSGRLPETTTEFAQMVAGVVHRPGHRERVHPATRVFQALRIAVNDELGALKEGLNAATGALHEAGRIVAISFHSLEDRIVKQTFRDDERLQVLTKKPIGPSDDEIGENPRARSAKLRAAQRKAS from the coding sequence ATGAGTCATATCTCCGTCATGCTCGAACCGGCGCTGGAGTATTTAGCGATCCGGCCGGATGGGATTTACGTCGATGCGACCTTCGGTGCGGGTGGGCACACGGCGGCGATGCTGCAGCGGATCTCGGGTGGGCGAGTGATTGCGCTCGATGCCGACCCGGGTGCGGCCGAACGCGCAGCGCAGATCGCGCACCCGCGTCTCACCTTCGTCAACGCCAACTTCCGCGAACTCTCGCGCGTCCTTTCGGGCCTGAACATTCCGTCGGTCGATGGGGTGCTCTTCGATTTAGGAGTGTCGTCGATGCAAGTAGATGAAGCGCAACGCGGCTTTTCATTCTCCAAGTCTGCGCCGCTCGATATGCGCATGAATCCCTATGAAGGGCGCAGCGCCTACGATGTGCTTGCAACCGCGAGCGAAACGGAACTTGCGGATATTTTCTTTCACTTCGGCGAGGAACGCGCGGCGCGGCGCATCGCGCGCGCGGTCGTCGATCGGCGCAATTCCGGGCGGCTTCCGGAAACCACCACCGAGTTTGCGCAGATGGTCGCGGGCGTCGTGCATCGGCCGGGGCATCGCGAGCGCGTGCACCCGGCGACGCGCGTCTTTCAAGCGTTGCGCATCGCCGTCAACGACGAGCTCGGGGCGCTCAAAGAGGGCTTGAATGCGGCGACCGGCGCGCTGCACGAAGCGGGGCGCATCGTCGCGATCAGCTTTCATTCGCTCGAAGACCGCATCGTCAAGCAGACGTTCCGCGACGACGAGCGCCTACAGGTGTTAACCAAAAAACCGATCGGCCCAAGCGACGATGAGATCGGCGAAAATCCCCGCGCACGCAGCGCAAAGCTGCGCGCGGCGCAACGGAAGGCGAGCTAA
- a CDS encoding penicillin-binding protein 2, producing MHNRAFARIAPMRAKVFFYIMAAVAVFLAWRLYSVQVMQGPVLAREALAQRSDTVDVFARRGSILDRNGAVLVRSLPSESVYVVPHDITDPDLAVQKLQGIFGKLDPTLVATIHDKRVWFYWVARKVKHDVAVKVRALDMPGIQLKQEDTGRRIDIVGDMASTILGFVGTDENGLDGVEYYYDRYLKGRSGKVTLETDEYGRPLPFGRETIIKPAQPGLNIELTIDSYLQFETEEALDQQVRKFHASDGTAIVMDPQTGAVLAMANVPHFDPNHFWKYSYNQERDRAVMDAYEPGSTFKLVTAAAAIESGKVTPQSRFPAHDTLAVGGHVIHNAEDGFMAGTGGSETLEQIIEYSHNVGAAEVGMSIGAHTFYAMERKAGFGTSTHIGLPGENPGIVPPPSQWSDSSLATMSFGQGVSITPLALTRYYCAIANGGILLRPRILHAVLSAKGRLIYQYGPEIERRIFSAKTAAILRGYLRAVVVRGTGDPSAQIPGYTTAGKTGTAQMVENGVYQPGAYVASFIGMIPANHPKYVILVKISRPVGSYYGSVVAAPAFVRIARAAMLHDGILPTGMRADDGTQVMVTPHAQ from the coding sequence GTGCATAACCGTGCGTTCGCGCGCATCGCACCGATGCGCGCGAAAGTCTTTTTCTACATCATGGCCGCCGTCGCGGTCTTTCTTGCATGGCGGCTCTATAGCGTTCAGGTGATGCAAGGCCCCGTGCTTGCGCGCGAGGCGCTCGCGCAACGCTCCGATACCGTCGATGTGTTCGCGCGCCGCGGCAGCATTCTCGATCGCAACGGCGCCGTGCTCGTGCGTTCGTTGCCGTCCGAAAGCGTGTATGTCGTCCCGCACGACATCACCGATCCCGATCTCGCGGTCCAAAAGCTGCAGGGCATCTTCGGCAAACTCGATCCTACGCTCGTCGCCACCATCCACGATAAGCGGGTCTGGTTCTACTGGGTCGCGCGTAAGGTCAAACACGATGTCGCGGTCAAGGTGCGCGCGCTCGATATGCCGGGCATCCAGCTCAAGCAAGAAGATACCGGCCGCCGCATCGATATCGTCGGCGATATGGCTTCCACGATCTTGGGCTTCGTCGGTACCGATGAGAACGGGCTCGACGGCGTCGAATATTATTACGATCGCTATCTCAAGGGTCGCTCCGGCAAGGTAACGCTCGAGACCGACGAGTATGGCCGTCCGCTCCCGTTCGGGCGCGAGACGATCATCAAGCCCGCGCAGCCCGGGCTCAATATCGAACTCACGATCGATTCGTATCTGCAATTCGAAACCGAAGAAGCGCTCGATCAGCAAGTGCGCAAGTTCCACGCGAGCGACGGCACCGCGATCGTGATGGATCCGCAGACCGGCGCGGTGCTGGCGATGGCGAACGTCCCGCACTTCGATCCCAATCATTTCTGGAAGTACTCGTACAACCAAGAGCGCGACCGCGCGGTGATGGATGCCTACGAGCCGGGCTCCACCTTCAAGCTCGTTACCGCGGCCGCCGCGATCGAGTCGGGTAAAGTAACGCCGCAATCGCGCTTCCCGGCGCACGATACGCTTGCCGTCGGCGGCCACGTCATCCACAACGCGGAAGACGGCTTCATGGCGGGCACCGGCGGCAGCGAGACGCTCGAGCAGATCATCGAATACTCGCATAACGTCGGCGCGGCCGAAGTGGGCATGTCGATCGGCGCGCACACGTTTTATGCGATGGAGCGGAAAGCGGGCTTCGGCACGTCCACCCACATCGGCTTGCCCGGCGAAAACCCCGGCATCGTCCCGCCGCCGTCGCAGTGGAGCGATTCGTCGCTTGCGACGATGTCGTTCGGGCAGGGCGTCTCCATCACGCCGCTGGCGCTCACGCGTTATTATTGCGCGATCGCGAACGGCGGCATTTTGCTGCGCCCGCGCATCTTGCACGCGGTCCTCAGCGCGAAGGGCCGCCTCATCTATCAATACGGGCCCGAAATCGAACGGCGCATCTTCTCGGCGAAGACGGCGGCGATTCTGCGCGGCTATTTGCGCGCCGTGGTGGTGCGCGGTACGGGCGATCCGTCCGCGCAGATCCCGGGGTACACGACCGCCGGCAAAACCGGCACCGCGCAGATGGTGGAGAACGGCGTATACCAACCCGGCGCGTACGTCGCATCCTTCATCGGCATGATTCCGGCGAATCATCCCAAGTACGTAATCTTGGTGAAAATTTCGCGCCCGGTCGGGTCGTATTACGGCAGCGTCGTCGCGGCGCCGGCGTTCGTGCGCATCGCGCGCGCGGCGATGTTGCACGATGGCATCTTGCCCACCGGCATGCGCGCGGACGACGGTACGCAAGTGATGGTGACGCCGCATGCCCAATAG
- a CDS encoding UDP-N-acetylmuramoyl-L-alanyl-D-glutamate--2,6-diaminopimelate ligase produces MPNSVRVADVLQRLPASTLVVGDRDRAVTSLEIDSRRVVIGALFVALRGQHADGHAFVDQALVRGAAAIVLEMGASVPQRPNVTYLYVPNARRALSAIAAAFYGDPSRELDVIGVTGTNGKTTTTRMIAAILETGGISCGIIGTVGAELGERRWPLEHTTPQPPELHAILAEMRGAGARAVALEVSSHALALDRVEDVHFRVAALTNVTRDHLDFHQTLEAYAAAKRHLFTMADAAVLNLDDAHGRQWHTDVGARIPTLTYALDAPADLHPTAVRIAPNGSTFTLDGTAFAVKLPGRFNVANALAAIGVARTLGVGDAASARGLAELVRVPGRMEHLRGRDIDVVIDYAHTPDALANALAALRETSTGKLAVVFGCGGDRDRGKRPEMGAVAARVADRIYITSDNPRSEDPRAILDEIIPGLGSHAFVAELDRRAAIAQAIDESAPGDVVLIAGKGHESYQLVGDDVLPFDDATVAREVLQR; encoded by the coding sequence ATGCCCAATAGCGTCCGCGTTGCCGATGTGTTGCAGCGCCTTCCGGCGAGCACGCTGGTGGTGGGCGACCGCGATCGCGCGGTCACGTCGCTGGAGATCGATTCGCGGCGCGTGGTGATCGGCGCGCTCTTCGTCGCGTTGCGAGGGCAACACGCGGACGGGCACGCGTTCGTCGATCAGGCGCTCGTGCGCGGTGCGGCCGCCATCGTGCTCGAGATGGGCGCGTCGGTGCCGCAGCGCCCGAACGTCACCTACCTGTACGTGCCGAACGCGCGTCGCGCACTCTCGGCCATCGCCGCCGCCTTTTACGGCGATCCGTCGCGCGAGCTCGACGTGATCGGCGTTACCGGTACGAACGGCAAAACCACCACCACGCGCATGATCGCGGCCATTCTCGAAACCGGCGGGATTTCGTGCGGCATCATCGGCACCGTCGGCGCGGAGCTCGGCGAGCGGCGGTGGCCGCTGGAACACACGACGCCGCAGCCGCCGGAGCTGCACGCGATCCTGGCCGAGATGCGCGGCGCGGGTGCGCGGGCCGTGGCGTTGGAGGTGAGTTCGCATGCGCTCGCGCTCGACCGCGTCGAAGACGTCCATTTTCGGGTGGCGGCGCTCACGAACGTGACGCGCGACCATCTCGATTTTCACCAAACGCTCGAAGCATACGCCGCGGCGAAACGGCACCTTTTCACCATGGCTGATGCTGCCGTATTGAACCTCGATGACGCGCACGGCAGGCAGTGGCACACCGATGTGGGCGCGCGCATTCCCACCCTCACCTACGCGCTCGATGCGCCGGCCGATCTGCATCCTACCGCGGTGCGCATCGCACCAAACGGCAGCACGTTCACGCTCGACGGTACGGCGTTCGCGGTCAAGCTGCCGGGGCGTTTTAACGTTGCCAACGCGCTCGCCGCCATCGGCGTGGCGCGCACGCTCGGCGTCGGCGATGCGGCCAGCGCGCGCGGATTGGCGGAGTTGGTGCGGGTGCCCGGGCGCATGGAACACTTGCGCGGACGCGATATCGACGTCGTGATCGATTACGCGCACACGCCCGACGCGCTGGCAAATGCGCTGGCCGCGTTGCGCGAGACATCGACCGGAAAGTTAGCGGTGGTATTCGGCTGCGGCGGCGATCGCGACCGCGGAAAGCGCCCCGAGATGGGGGCCGTTGCGGCTCGCGTCGCCGATCGCATCTACATTACGAGCGACAATCCGCGCTCGGAAGATCCGCGTGCGATTCTCGACGAGATTATTCCGGGCCTGGGCTCCCACGCGTTCGTTGCGGAGTTGGACCGGCGCGCGGCGATCGCGCAGGCGATCGATGAATCCGCCCCGGGCGATGTCGTGCTGATCGCCGGGAAGGGCCACGAATCGTATCAGCTCGTCGGCGATGACGTTCTGCCGTTCGACGATGCAACGGTCGCGCGCGAGGTGCTCCAACGATGA